The following are encoded together in the Brassica napus cultivar Da-Ae chromosome A9, Da-Ae, whole genome shotgun sequence genome:
- the LOC106368142 gene encoding ketol-acid reductoisomerase, chloroplastic-like: protein MAAATSSIAPPLSCPSLSSSLRSSKGTSFALPSISFVSSTSKSLRSLTATVPGNGTGSSLSARMVASSAVRAPVSLDFETSVFKKEKVSLAGYDEYIVRGGRDLFKHLPDAFKGIKQIGVIGWGSQGPAQAQNLRDSLVEAKSDIVVKIGLRKGSKSFEEARAVGFTEESGTLGDIWETISGSDLVLLLISDAAQADNYEKIFSHMKPNSILGLSHGFLLGHLQSMGLDFPKNISVVAVCPKGMGPSVRRLYVQGKEINGAGINASFAVHQDVDGRAADVALGWSVALGSPFTFATTLEQEYKSDIFGERGILLGAVHGIVESLFRRYTENGMSEDLAYKNTVECITGTISRIISTQGMLAVYNSLSEEGKKDFETAYSASFYPCMEILYECYEDVAAGSEIRSVVLAGRRFYDKEGLPAFPMGKIDQTRMWKVGERVRKSRPAGDLGPLYPFTAGVYVALMMAQIEILRKKGHSYSEIINESVIESVDSLNPFMHARGVSFMVDNCSTTARLGSRKWAPRFDYNLTQQALVAVDSGAPINKDLISNFFADPVHGAIEVCAQLRPTVDISVPEDADFVRPELRQSS from the exons ATGGCGGCTGCTACTTCATCCATCGCTCCTCCCCTCTCGTGCCCgtctctttcttcttccctcAGGTCATCGAAAGGCACAAGCTTTGCTTTGCCCAGCATCAGTTTCGTCTCGTCTACTTCAAAGTCTCTGAGGTCGCTCACTGCCACCGTCCCTGGAAATGGAACCGGATCTTCCCTCTCCGCGAGGATGGTTGCGTCGTCTGCGGTCAGAGCACCTGTTTCTCTCGATTTCGAGACGTCTGTGTTCAAAAAGGAGAAGGTCTCTCTTGCTGGTTACGATGAG TACATTGTGAGAGGAGGAAGGGACTTGTTCAAGCATCTTCCTGATGCTTTCAAAGGGATTAAGCAGATTGGTGTCATTGGCTGGGGCTCTCAG GGACCTGCTCAAGCTCAGAATCTAAGGGATTCACTTGTGGAGGCTAAGTCTGACATTGTTGTTAAG ATTGGGCTTAGAAAGGGTTCTAAATCGTTTGAGGAGGCACGTGCTGTTGGCTTCACCGAAGAGAGTGGTACTTTGGGTGATATATGGGAAACCATCTCTGGTAGTGATCTCGTGTTGCTTTTGATCTCTGATGCTGCTCAG gCTGATAACTATGAGAAAATATTCTCACACATGAAGCCAAACAGCATTCTCGGTCTGTCACACGGGTTTCTACTAGGGCATTTACAGTCAATGGGACTTGATTTCCCAAAGAACATCAGCGTGGTAGCTGTTTGCCCTAAGGGAATGGGTCCATCCGTGAGGAGGCTTTATGTCCAAGGCAAAGAAATCAACGGTGCTGGAATCAACGCTAGTTTTGCAGTCCACCAg GATGTTGACGGTAGAGCCGCTGATGTTGCTCTGGGATGGTCAGTAGCACTTGGTTCTCCTTTTACCTTTGCTACTACTCTTGAGCAAGAGTACAAGAGTGACATCTTTGGAGAAAGAG GTATTTTGCTTGGTGCGGTTCACGGAATCGTGGAGTCTCTCTTTAGAAGGTACACCGAAAATGGAATGAGCGAAGACTTGGCTTACAAGAACACAGTAGAGTGCATCACAGGAACAATCTCAAGGATTATCTCTACTCAGGGCATGTTGGCTGTCTACAACTCCTTGTCTGAAGAAGGCAAAAAGGACTTCGAGACTGCATACAGTGCATCCTTCTACCCTTGTATGGAGATTCTCTACGAATGTTACGAGGATGTAGCAGCTGGCAGCGAGATCCGGAGTGTTGTCTTAGCCGGTCGTCGCTTCTAT GATAAGGAGGGCTTGCCTGCATTCCCAATGGGTAAGATTGATCAGACAAGAATGTGGAAGGTCGGTGAACGTGTCAGGAAGTCAAGACCAGCTGGTGACTTGGGTCCGTTGTATCCCTTCACCGCTGGAGTTTACGTTGCCCTTATGATGGCTCAG ATTGAGATCTTGAGGAAGAAGGGTCACTCATACTCAGAGATCATCAACGAGAGTGTGATTGAATCTGTTGATTCTCTTAACCCCTTTATGCATGCTAGAGGAGTGTCCTTCATGGTGGACAACTGCTCGACCACAGCGAGATTGGGATCGAGGAAATGGGCACCGAGGTTCGACTACAACCTGACGCAACAAGCTTTAGTGGCTGTGGACAGTGGTGCACCAATCAACAAAGACTTGATAAGCAACTTCTTTGCTGATCCAGTCCATGGTGCTATCGAGGTCTGTGCACAGCTCAGGCCTACCGTTGATATCTCTGTGCCTGAAGATGCAGATTTTGTTCGACCTGAGCTGCGTCAGTCTAGCTGA